The genomic stretch TGAAGATAATACACTCTAGAAAACTCGAAAACTTctatgagattgttttagaacAAATCAATTAACAAGGCAAGAAATTGAGGAATAATGGATACATAACTGCTTGGATTGGTCTGAATGTCGATCGTCTCCACTATTTGTAAGAAACAAACAAAAAATTACAATGGTGCTGCTATTTATATCTTGACACATCCAATAATACCCCTTTCTACATAAGATTATGGTTGTATTTACAATTTACGCCGGAATCACACCCAGTCACCCACCCAGAATATttgcccattattttacacagtTAAGTTAGCAGCTGCGTAAAGCTACTCTTGTATCAACGCATGTCGAAGCTTCTTATCCCTACCAAAACATATCTCACAAAAAtcattgttctaattaatttCAGTCGAAACATTCAGACTCTCGGAGGCACACCTTCTCAAGTTGCATAGGCCAATCTTCTCCGAGGACGTTAGGATTCAACTCCATTGCAGTCCGAAAGTCCAACATGGTTCCAAACCGGGAACTGGCTAGTTCAAGAGAAGGCTTTATTAACCTTTTGAGGAAAGCATCCAACCCCATGTTCAACAGATTCACACAATCTATTGAAACTCTCATGCCTTCTTTCTCGAATTTCTGTTCTAACCTCTTCCTTAAGGAACTGGTATCAGGTAGGTTGCTGCTCCCAACACAAGTCTCAGCATGAACTGAAGATGGCAAAGAACTGAGAACTTTACGGTTCCCTTTCCCATTCCACGGGATTCCAAACGGAGGGGTAACAGGGTTCCGGCTCTCAATTCCTGGACTTATGGCAGCCTGATCAACCTCTTCCCCATCCTCCACAGACGTAACTTCCATTGGCATACTACCCAACGATAGCAATTCAGTAGCACTTTGCTGCTCAAGGGTCTTCTGGCCCACATCCTTACTAGCCGCAACAGCATTGACCTTCCCATTTGGGCCAAGTGGACTCAAACGATCCTTATATTTTCGATCTCGAAATCCCGGGCTTCTCCCTTTTCGAGGGGACGGTGGAAACACATCCCGTCGCAGAGATTGAAGACAACTTCTTGGAGACCCATTTGTAACCTTATCAAGACTAAGGTTAAGATCTTTGTTTTCCTTTTGAGGTGGCGTCTTAGAGAAAGCTGCATTCTTTAGAATCGATCTAATGAGGCGATTATGGAGGCAAACGTTCTCCCGTCCAATAGCAACAACACACAGCTTATCAAACTCCGACTTAGCAATTTTTAATCTGAAAAAGCTATCTAGTAGACCAAAGTATTTTTGGGCTCTCGCGGTTCCTACCCTTTTCCCAATCTGAACTTTTATCTCTAATATGTCGATCCTAGCAAAATGCCGATCACCCGCCATTTCTAACTCCGAATTCCTCACAACCATTAAATACAAAATTCCAATTACACTAACTTTCCGGTCCCCAAATTTCCGGTGTTAAACCCTGAAAAGTGAAAGCATTGAATTCCGGAACAATGAAAATAAGCTCAAAATG from Silene latifolia isolate original U9 population chromosome 2, ASM4854445v1, whole genome shotgun sequence encodes the following:
- the LOC141643545 gene encoding uncharacterized protein LOC141643545, whose amino-acid sequence is MVVRNSELEMAGDRHFARIDILEIKVQIGKRVGTARAQKYFGLLDSFFRLKIAKSEFDKLCVVAIGRENVCLHNRLIRSILKNAAFSKTPPQKENKDLNLSLDKVTNGSPRSCLQSLRRDVFPPSPRKGRSPGFRDRKYKDRLSPLGPNGKVNAVAASKDVGQKTLEQQSATELLSLGSMPMEVTSVEDGEEVDQAAISPGIESRNPVTPPFGIPWNGKGNRKVLSSLPSSVHAETCVGSSNLPDTSSLRKRLEQKFEKEGMRVSIDCVNLLNMGLDAFLKRLIKPSLELASSRFGTMLDFRTAMELNPNVLGEDWPMQLEKVCLRESECFD